One part of the Lycium ferocissimum isolate CSIRO_LF1 chromosome 8, AGI_CSIRO_Lferr_CH_V1, whole genome shotgun sequence genome encodes these proteins:
- the LOC132067301 gene encoding nuclear transport factor 2B-like, with protein MDADTLAKAFVEHYYSTFDTNRAGLGNLYQEGSMLTFEGIKTQGSQNIVAKLTSLPFQQCQHTINTIDCQPSGPAGGMLVVVSGHLQLAGEQHALKFGQLFHLMPTPQGSFYVFNDIFRLNYG; from the exons ATGGACGCCGACACTCTGGCAAAGGCATTCGTAGAGCACTACTATTCCACCTTCGATACTAACCGGGCTGGGCTTGGAAATCTGTATCAAGAAGGATCCATGTTGACTTTTGAAGGAATTAAAACTCAGGGTTCCCAAAATATAGTAGCAAAACTTACTAGTTTACCATTTCAGCAGTGTCAACATACTATAAATACAATTGATTGTCAGCCATCTGGTCCTGCTGGTGGTATGCTTGTTGTCGTCTCTGGTCATTTACAACTAGCTGGTGAACAACATGCTCTTAAGTTTGGTCAG CTGTTTCATCTGATGCCAACACCACAAGGAAGCTTCTACGTGTTCAATGACATTTTCCGGTTGAATTATGGCTGA
- the LOC132067302 gene encoding calmodulin-binding transcription activator 4 isoform X2: protein MAESGGSLFLFNKRVLRFFRKDGHSWRKKKDGRTVGEAHERLKVGNAEALNCYYAHGEQNPNFQRRSYWMLDHAHDHIVLVHYRDITEGRQNPAFMSESSPISSAFSPSPSSYSTQQTGSTVIASESYEQYQNQSSPGEICSDAVINNNGMSDITRRTEEVISSPGLEMSQALRRLEEQLSLNDDSIKEIDPLYADAINDESSLFQMQGNSNSPLLQHHSGESSESHDQDLTQDGHMWKDMLDDYGVSAAAESQTKDLHKLDENAMLQTSSERGAIEAYESYKWPNFSDEEAQKASVPAFKQIKDFKYATYPPEITTFGSSPDQYTTIFDQDQIGTSLEDEMSLTIAQKQKFTIRDISPDWGYSSEATKVVIIGSFLCNPSETTWTCMFGDIEVPVQIIQEGVICCQAPRHLPGKVTLCVTSGNRESCSEVREFDYRVKPDDYARDNQPDVEGAYRSTDELLLLVRFVQLLLSDLSVQKGDSSGLGNDFLEKSKATEDSWSQVIESLLFGTSRSMITIDWLLQELLKDKLQQWLSCKLQRKDNQIGCSLSKKEQGIIHMVAGLGFEWALHPILNAAVSVNFRDINGWTALHWAARFGREKMVASLIASGASAGAVTDPSSRDPVGKTAASIASSCGHKGLAGYLSEVALTSHLSSLTLEESELSKGTADVEAEKTISSISNTSTAINEDQRSLKDTLAAVRNSAQAAARIQSAFRAHSFRKRQQRESVVSATTSGDEYGFFSNDIQGLSAASKFAFRNTRDSNSAALAIQKKYRGWKGRRDFLAFRQKVVKIQAHVRGYQVRKQYKVCWAVGILEKVVLRWRRRGVGLRGFRQETESIDESEDEDILKVFRRQKVDAALDEAVSRVLSMVESPGARQQYHRILEKYRQAKAELEGADSETASTAHGDMSNMENDDVYQSRSY from the exons ATGGCCGAATCAG GCGGATCATTGTTTCTCTTTAACAAAAGGGTCCTCAGGTTCTTCCGTAAAGATGGTCATAGTTGGCgcaagaagaaagatgggagaACTGTTGGGGAGGCACATGAACGGCTTAAG GTTGGAAATGCTGAAGCCCTGAACTGTTATTATGCACACGGAGAGCAAAATCCTAACTTCCAGAGACGCAGCTATTGGATGTTGGATCA TGCGCACGACCACATTGTTTTGGTTCACTACAGAGACATAACAGAG GGTAGGCAGAACCCAGCCTTCATGTCAGAATCTTCTCCAATTTCTTCTGCTTTCTCTCCCAGTCCAAGCTCCTATTCTACGCAACAGACAGGCTCCACTGTTATTGCCAGTGAATCTTATGAGCAATACCAGAATCAATCTAGCCCTGGAGAAATTTGCTCTGATGCAGTCATCAATAATAACGGGATGTCAGACATCACAAGGAGAACAGAGGAAGTCATCAGTTCCCCGGGGCTTGAGATGAGTCAAGCATTGCGAAGGCTCGAGGAGCAGTTAAGTTTAAATGATGACAGCATCAAAGAAATTGATCCCCTCTATGCTGATGCAATAAATGACGAGAGTTCACTTTTCCAGATGCAGGGGAATTCAAACAGTCCGCTGTTGCAACATCATTCAG GTGAGAGCAGTGAATCTCATGATCAAGATCTGACTCAGGATGGTCACATGTGGAAAGATATGCTGGATGACTATGGGGTTTCTGCAGCTGCTGAATCACAAACCAAAGATTTGCACAAGTTGGATGAGAAT GCAATGCTGCAAACCTCATCAGAGAGAGGGGCCATAGAAGCATATGAAAGCTACAAATGGCCTAATTTCAGTGACGAGGAGGCTCAGAAGG CTTCTGTACCAGCttttaaacaaattaaagaTTTCAAGTATGCTACATATCCTCCAGAAATAACTACTTTTGGATCCAGCCCTGACCAGTATACAACAATATTTGACCAAGATCAGATTGGTACTTCTCTTGAAGATGAGATGAGCTTAACTATTGCCCAGAAGCAGAAATTTACAATTCGAGATATATCCCCTGATTGGGGGTATTCATCTGAGGCAACAAAG GTTGTTATCATTGGATCTTTTCTTTGTAACCCTTCAGAGACCACGTGGACCTGCATGTTTGGTGATATTGAAGTTCCTGTTCAGATAATTCAAGAAGGTGTCATCTGTTGTCAAGCTCCTCGTCACTTGCCTGGTAAAGTCACCCTCTGCGTTACTAGTGGCAATCGGGAGTCATGCAGTGAGGTGAGGGAGTTTGACTACCGGGTTAAGCCTGATGATTATGCTCGAGATAATCAACCTGATGTAGAAGGAGCTTATAGAAGTACAGATGAACTGTTGTTACTTGTCAGGTTCGTGCAGCTGCTTCTATCAGACTTATCTGTCCAAAAAGGAGATAGTTCTGGATTAGGCAATGATTTCTTGGAAAAATCCAAAGCAACTGAAGATTCGTGGTCCCAGGTCATTGAATCTCTTCTGTTTGGAACTTCAAGATCAATGATAACCATTGATTGGCTTCTTCAAGAGCTTTTGAAAGACAAGTTACAGCAGTGGCTTTCTTGTAAATTGCAACGAAAAGATAATCAGATAGGCTGTTCTTTATCTAAGAAAGAACAAGGAATAATTCACATGGTTGCTGGATTGGGATTTGAGTGGGCGCTGCACCCAATTCTAAATGCTGCAGTCAGTGTTAACTTCCGTGATATTAACGGCTGGACTGCCCTGCACTGGGCTGCACGCTTTGGAAG GGAAAAAATGGTCGCTTCGCTCATCGCATCCGGGGCATCGGCTGGAGCTGTAACAGATCCCTCTTCACGAGACCCAGTTGGTAAAACTGCTGCATCAATTGCTTCTAGCTGTGGTCATAAGGGACTTGCTGGATATCTTTCAGAGGTAGCTCTCACCAGTCATCTTTCATCCCTCACATTAGAGGAGAGTGAGCTCTCAAAAGGTACTGCTGATGTGGAAGCTGAAAAAACTATTAGTAGCATATCAAACACAAGTACCGCCATAAATGAGGATCAGCGTTCTTTAAAGGACACTTTAGCTGCAGTCCGTAATTCAGCTCAGGCTGCTGCTCGTATACAGTCTGCATTTCGAGCACATTCATTCCGCAAAAGACAACAGAGAGAATCTGTTGTTTCTGCGACCACAAGTGGAGATGAATATGGTTTCTTCTCGAACGATATTCAGGGGCTTTCAGCTGCATCAAAATTTGCATTCCGCAACACGCGAGACTCCAACTCAGCAGCCTTAGCTATTCAGAAGAAATATCGAGGATGGAAAGGCCGGAGAGATTTCCTTGCATTCCGCCAGAAAGTAGTGAAGATACAG GCTCATGTACGAGGCTATCAGGTTAGAAAGCAATACAAAGTATGTTGGGCTGTTGGAATCTTGGAAAAGGTGGTGCTAAGGTGGCGTCGACGAGGTGTTGGTCTTCGGGGATTTCGACAGGAGACAGAATCAATTGATGAAAGTGAGGATGAAGACATTCTCAAGGTGTTCCGCAGACAAAAAGTTGATGCTGCTCTTGACGAGGCTGTCTCGAGAGTGCTATCAATGGTTGAATCTCCAGGGGCACGCCAGCAATATCATCGGATTCTTGAGAAGTACCGGCAAGCTAAG GCTGAGCTCGAAGGAGCGGACAGTGAAACAGCATCAACTGCTCATGGTGACATGTCTAACATGGAAAATGATGATGTATACCAGTCTCGTAGTTATTAA
- the LOC132067299 gene encoding uncharacterized protein LOC132067299: MERVEKVELIQKTINQLIEQEQEQVQSKTCHLLDESCFVAVNNTIHKHDDDDDDDDEAHHRHQLLSQLLNQLDSLKEETPLDQMNQSANLQETPSIKKVEDDVEVREKEEKVVKELRKIQKQNFITHCLLSAMIVLTVTWQLSEVSLILKMKDGLNHPLRSIGSMLTGWIKGPKPVLNGQEGDLNHSTKQLKHKVEAMHLPKIKVPDFPHMELPSSMDFINEEE, encoded by the exons ATGGAAAGGGTGGAGAAAGTGGAACTCATACAGAAAACAATCAACCAATTAATagaacaagaacaagaacaagtTCAATCCAAAACATGTCATCTTCTTGATGAGAGCTGCTTTGTTGCCGTTAATAACACCATCCAcaaacatgatgatgatgatgatgatgatgatgaagccCACCACCGCCACCAACTCCTCTCTCAACTTCTAAATCAA CTGGATTCTTTAAAAGAAGAAACCCCACTTGATCAAATGAATCAATCAGCCAACTTGCAAGAAACTCCATCAATAAAGAAAGTTGAAGATGATGTTGAAGtcagagaaaaagaagaaaaggttgTGAAAGAGCTAAGGAAGATTCAAAAGCAGAATTTTATCACTCATTGCCTTTTATCAGCCATGATTGTCCTCACTGTGACATGGCAACTATCTGAGGTCTCACtcattttaaaaatgaaagatgGATTAAACCATCCCCTTAGATCCATAGGTAGTATGCTCACAGGCTGGATTAAGGGTCCTAAACCCGTATTAAATGGTCAGGAAGGCGATCTAAACCACTCTACGAAGCAACTAAAACATAAAGTTGAGGCTATGCATCTCCCCAAGATAAAAGTCCCAGATTTTCCCCATATGGAGTTGCCATCATCTATGGATTTCATCAATGAAGAAGAATAG
- the LOC132067302 gene encoding calmodulin-binding transcription activator 4 isoform X1 — MAESGYNINDLVREAQIRWLKPAEILFILQNHENHQLSNEPPQKPPSGSLFLFNKRVLRFFRKDGHSWRKKKDGRTVGEAHERLKVGNAEALNCYYAHGEQNPNFQRRSYWMLDHAHDHIVLVHYRDITEGRQNPAFMSESSPISSAFSPSPSSYSTQQTGSTVIASESYEQYQNQSSPGEICSDAVINNNGMSDITRRTEEVISSPGLEMSQALRRLEEQLSLNDDSIKEIDPLYADAINDESSLFQMQGNSNSPLLQHHSGESSESHDQDLTQDGHMWKDMLDDYGVSAAAESQTKDLHKLDENAMLQTSSERGAIEAYESYKWPNFSDEEAQKASVPAFKQIKDFKYATYPPEITTFGSSPDQYTTIFDQDQIGTSLEDEMSLTIAQKQKFTIRDISPDWGYSSEATKVVIIGSFLCNPSETTWTCMFGDIEVPVQIIQEGVICCQAPRHLPGKVTLCVTSGNRESCSEVREFDYRVKPDDYARDNQPDVEGAYRSTDELLLLVRFVQLLLSDLSVQKGDSSGLGNDFLEKSKATEDSWSQVIESLLFGTSRSMITIDWLLQELLKDKLQQWLSCKLQRKDNQIGCSLSKKEQGIIHMVAGLGFEWALHPILNAAVSVNFRDINGWTALHWAARFGREKMVASLIASGASAGAVTDPSSRDPVGKTAASIASSCGHKGLAGYLSEVALTSHLSSLTLEESELSKGTADVEAEKTISSISNTSTAINEDQRSLKDTLAAVRNSAQAAARIQSAFRAHSFRKRQQRESVVSATTSGDEYGFFSNDIQGLSAASKFAFRNTRDSNSAALAIQKKYRGWKGRRDFLAFRQKVVKIQAHVRGYQVRKQYKVCWAVGILEKVVLRWRRRGVGLRGFRQETESIDESEDEDILKVFRRQKVDAALDEAVSRVLSMVESPGARQQYHRILEKYRQAKAELEGADSETASTAHGDMSNMENDDVYQSRSY, encoded by the exons ATGGCCGAATCAG GATATAATATCAATGATTTGGTTCGAGAAGCCCAAATCAGGTGGTTGAAACCTGCGGAAATTCTCTTCATACTGCAAAATCATGAGAACCACCAGCTCTCCAATGAGCCACCTCAAAAGCCACCCA GCGGATCATTGTTTCTCTTTAACAAAAGGGTCCTCAGGTTCTTCCGTAAAGATGGTCATAGTTGGCgcaagaagaaagatgggagaACTGTTGGGGAGGCACATGAACGGCTTAAG GTTGGAAATGCTGAAGCCCTGAACTGTTATTATGCACACGGAGAGCAAAATCCTAACTTCCAGAGACGCAGCTATTGGATGTTGGATCA TGCGCACGACCACATTGTTTTGGTTCACTACAGAGACATAACAGAG GGTAGGCAGAACCCAGCCTTCATGTCAGAATCTTCTCCAATTTCTTCTGCTTTCTCTCCCAGTCCAAGCTCCTATTCTACGCAACAGACAGGCTCCACTGTTATTGCCAGTGAATCTTATGAGCAATACCAGAATCAATCTAGCCCTGGAGAAATTTGCTCTGATGCAGTCATCAATAATAACGGGATGTCAGACATCACAAGGAGAACAGAGGAAGTCATCAGTTCCCCGGGGCTTGAGATGAGTCAAGCATTGCGAAGGCTCGAGGAGCAGTTAAGTTTAAATGATGACAGCATCAAAGAAATTGATCCCCTCTATGCTGATGCAATAAATGACGAGAGTTCACTTTTCCAGATGCAGGGGAATTCAAACAGTCCGCTGTTGCAACATCATTCAG GTGAGAGCAGTGAATCTCATGATCAAGATCTGACTCAGGATGGTCACATGTGGAAAGATATGCTGGATGACTATGGGGTTTCTGCAGCTGCTGAATCACAAACCAAAGATTTGCACAAGTTGGATGAGAAT GCAATGCTGCAAACCTCATCAGAGAGAGGGGCCATAGAAGCATATGAAAGCTACAAATGGCCTAATTTCAGTGACGAGGAGGCTCAGAAGG CTTCTGTACCAGCttttaaacaaattaaagaTTTCAAGTATGCTACATATCCTCCAGAAATAACTACTTTTGGATCCAGCCCTGACCAGTATACAACAATATTTGACCAAGATCAGATTGGTACTTCTCTTGAAGATGAGATGAGCTTAACTATTGCCCAGAAGCAGAAATTTACAATTCGAGATATATCCCCTGATTGGGGGTATTCATCTGAGGCAACAAAG GTTGTTATCATTGGATCTTTTCTTTGTAACCCTTCAGAGACCACGTGGACCTGCATGTTTGGTGATATTGAAGTTCCTGTTCAGATAATTCAAGAAGGTGTCATCTGTTGTCAAGCTCCTCGTCACTTGCCTGGTAAAGTCACCCTCTGCGTTACTAGTGGCAATCGGGAGTCATGCAGTGAGGTGAGGGAGTTTGACTACCGGGTTAAGCCTGATGATTATGCTCGAGATAATCAACCTGATGTAGAAGGAGCTTATAGAAGTACAGATGAACTGTTGTTACTTGTCAGGTTCGTGCAGCTGCTTCTATCAGACTTATCTGTCCAAAAAGGAGATAGTTCTGGATTAGGCAATGATTTCTTGGAAAAATCCAAAGCAACTGAAGATTCGTGGTCCCAGGTCATTGAATCTCTTCTGTTTGGAACTTCAAGATCAATGATAACCATTGATTGGCTTCTTCAAGAGCTTTTGAAAGACAAGTTACAGCAGTGGCTTTCTTGTAAATTGCAACGAAAAGATAATCAGATAGGCTGTTCTTTATCTAAGAAAGAACAAGGAATAATTCACATGGTTGCTGGATTGGGATTTGAGTGGGCGCTGCACCCAATTCTAAATGCTGCAGTCAGTGTTAACTTCCGTGATATTAACGGCTGGACTGCCCTGCACTGGGCTGCACGCTTTGGAAG GGAAAAAATGGTCGCTTCGCTCATCGCATCCGGGGCATCGGCTGGAGCTGTAACAGATCCCTCTTCACGAGACCCAGTTGGTAAAACTGCTGCATCAATTGCTTCTAGCTGTGGTCATAAGGGACTTGCTGGATATCTTTCAGAGGTAGCTCTCACCAGTCATCTTTCATCCCTCACATTAGAGGAGAGTGAGCTCTCAAAAGGTACTGCTGATGTGGAAGCTGAAAAAACTATTAGTAGCATATCAAACACAAGTACCGCCATAAATGAGGATCAGCGTTCTTTAAAGGACACTTTAGCTGCAGTCCGTAATTCAGCTCAGGCTGCTGCTCGTATACAGTCTGCATTTCGAGCACATTCATTCCGCAAAAGACAACAGAGAGAATCTGTTGTTTCTGCGACCACAAGTGGAGATGAATATGGTTTCTTCTCGAACGATATTCAGGGGCTTTCAGCTGCATCAAAATTTGCATTCCGCAACACGCGAGACTCCAACTCAGCAGCCTTAGCTATTCAGAAGAAATATCGAGGATGGAAAGGCCGGAGAGATTTCCTTGCATTCCGCCAGAAAGTAGTGAAGATACAG GCTCATGTACGAGGCTATCAGGTTAGAAAGCAATACAAAGTATGTTGGGCTGTTGGAATCTTGGAAAAGGTGGTGCTAAGGTGGCGTCGACGAGGTGTTGGTCTTCGGGGATTTCGACAGGAGACAGAATCAATTGATGAAAGTGAGGATGAAGACATTCTCAAGGTGTTCCGCAGACAAAAAGTTGATGCTGCTCTTGACGAGGCTGTCTCGAGAGTGCTATCAATGGTTGAATCTCCAGGGGCACGCCAGCAATATCATCGGATTCTTGAGAAGTACCGGCAAGCTAAG GCTGAGCTCGAAGGAGCGGACAGTGAAACAGCATCAACTGCTCATGGTGACATGTCTAACATGGAAAATGATGATGTATACCAGTCTCGTAGTTATTAA